A single genomic interval of Pseudorca crassidens isolate mPseCra1 chromosome 19, mPseCra1.hap1, whole genome shotgun sequence harbors:
- the C19H17orf114 gene encoding uncharacterized protein C17orf114 homolog, producing the protein MDLKGAWCFPWCGCRRQRGTERGAGLDPAAPPDPDPSPAVASIVAEGGSLGSGAYFSRKARLSFRHQLHDIASANDSTI; encoded by the exons ATGGATCTGAAGGGGGCATGGTGTTTCCCATGGTGTGGGTGCCGGAGACAGCGGGGGACTGAAAGAGGAGCAG GCCTGGATCCAGCTGCCCCCCCAGATCCAGATCCCAGCCCAGCTGTAGCCTCCATCGTGGCTGAGGGAGGGTCCCTTGGGTCTGGCGCCTACTTCAGCAGGAAAGCCCGTCTCTCCTTCCGCCACCAGCTGCATGACATAGCATCGGCCAACGACTCCACCATTTGA
- the PSMB6 gene encoding proteasome subunit beta type-6 isoform X1 — protein MAATLVAARGARPAPAWGPEAITPDWENREVSTGTTIMAVQFEGGVVLGADSRTTTGSYIANRVTDKLTPIHDRIFCCRSGSAADTQAVADAVTYQLGFHSIELNEPPLVHTAASLFKEMCYRYREDLMAGIIIAGWDPQEGGQVYSVPMGGMMVRQSFAIGGSGSSYIYGYVDATYREGMTKEECLQFTANALALAMERDGSSGGVIRLAAIAESGVERQVLLGDQIPKFTIATLPHP, from the exons ATGGCGGCCACCTTAGTAGCTGCTCGGGGAGCGCGGCCAGCACCAGCCTGGGGGCCTGAGGCCATTACCCCCGACTGGGAAAACCGAGAAGTCTCAACAGGG aCCACTATCATGGCCGTGCAATTTGAAGGGGGCGTGGTTCTAGGAGCCGACTCCAGAACAACCACTGG GTCGTACATCGCCAATCGAGTGACTGACAAGCTGACCCCTATTCACGACCGTATTTTTTGCTgccgctcaggctcagcagctgaTACCCAGGCAGTAGCTGACGCAGTCACTTATCAGCTTGGTTTCCACAG CATCGAGCTGAATGAGCCTCCGCTGGTACACACGGCAGCCAGCCTCTTTAAGGAGATGTGTTACCGATACCGAGAAGACCTGATGGCAGGAATCATCATTGCGGGCTGGGACCCCCAAGAAGGGGGGCAG GTGTATTCGGTACCCATGGGGGGTATGATGGTAAGACAGTCCTTTGCCATCGGGGGCTCCGGGAGTTCCTATATCTATGGCTATGTCGATGCTACCTACCGGGAGGGCATGACCAAGGAAGAATGTCTGCAATTCACTGCCAATG CTCTCGCTTTGGCCATGGAGCGGGATGGCTCCAGCGGAGGAGTGATCCGCCTGGCAGCCATTGCGGAATCAGGGGTAGAGCGGCAGGTACTTTTGGGAGACCAGATTCCCAAATTCACCATTGCCACTTTACCACATCCCTGA
- the PSMB6 gene encoding proteasome subunit beta type-6 isoform X2: MAATLVAARGARPAPAWGPEAITPDWENREVSTGTTIMAVQFEGGVVLGADSRTTTGSYIANRVTDKLTPIHDRIFCCRSGSAADTQAVADAVTYQLGFHSIELNEPPLVHTAASLFKEMCYRYREDLMAGIIIAGWDPQEGGQVYSVPMGGMMVRQSFAIGGSGSSYIYGYVDATYREGMTKEECLQFTANAFLFSPQLSLWPWSGMAPAEE, from the exons ATGGCGGCCACCTTAGTAGCTGCTCGGGGAGCGCGGCCAGCACCAGCCTGGGGGCCTGAGGCCATTACCCCCGACTGGGAAAACCGAGAAGTCTCAACAGGG aCCACTATCATGGCCGTGCAATTTGAAGGGGGCGTGGTTCTAGGAGCCGACTCCAGAACAACCACTGG GTCGTACATCGCCAATCGAGTGACTGACAAGCTGACCCCTATTCACGACCGTATTTTTTGCTgccgctcaggctcagcagctgaTACCCAGGCAGTAGCTGACGCAGTCACTTATCAGCTTGGTTTCCACAG CATCGAGCTGAATGAGCCTCCGCTGGTACACACGGCAGCCAGCCTCTTTAAGGAGATGTGTTACCGATACCGAGAAGACCTGATGGCAGGAATCATCATTGCGGGCTGGGACCCCCAAGAAGGGGGGCAG GTGTATTCGGTACCCATGGGGGGTATGATGGTAAGACAGTCCTTTGCCATCGGGGGCTCCGGGAGTTCCTATATCTATGGCTATGTCGATGCTACCTACCGGGAGGGCATGACCAAGGAAGAATGTCTGCAATTCACTGCCAATG ctttcctcttttctccacagCTCTCGCTTTGGCCATGGAGCGGGATGGCTCCAGCGGAGGAGTGA